GGCGCGCTGACGCAAATCACCCGCAACACGACGGCGGCCGCCGACCCGCAGTATTCCAGCGATGGTCGCAGCGTCCAGTTCCGCGTCGGTCATGACTGGTTCAGCTGGAGCAGGGCCGAGCGCCTGGTGGCGCCACTGGCACTGCCGCGCGCGATGAAGGACCCGGCGGCCGCCCCGGACGACGACTACCTGCGCGCCCTGCAGCTGCGCCTGATCGCAACCCTCAAGCGCCAGAAGGACGAGCGCGACGCCACCCGCGCGCAAACGGAAGCGGAGCGGCGCGCCGACGCCACGCGCGCACCCGCGCCGATCTACCTGGGCGAGAAGATCGTCATCGATGCCAGCGCGCTGTCGCCGGACGGGCGCTGGCTGCTGCTGGCGACGTCGCCCAAGGCCAGCGAGAACGGCCGGGTGGGCAAGCTGCCCCGCTACGTGACGGAGTCGGGCTACGAGGAATTCGACGACCAGCGCGAACGGGTAGGCCGCAACCTGCCGCTGGCGCAGACGCTGAAGCTGGTTGACCTGCGCACCGGCACCCTGCGCGACATCCCGCTCGACGCGTTGCCGGGCATCGCCACCGATCCGCTGGCCGCCATGCGGGCGGCACGCAAGCTGGAACCCGTCAAGGGCAACCGCGCCGCACGGCTGGACGACGACGAGGGCAACGGCATCGCCTGGAGCGGCGACGGCGCCCAGGTGGCGGTCAGCATCCGTGCCGTCGACAACAAGGACCGCTGGATCGCCGCCGTCGACCTGGCCGCCGCGCGCCTGAAACCGCTGCACCGGCTGACGGACAAGGCGTGGATCAACAACAGCTACAACGAGTTCGGCTGGCTGCCGGATCACCGCACCTTGTGGTTCCTGTCGGAAGAGACGGGCTACTCGCACCTGTACACGCTGGGTCCGGACGGGCGCCAGCGCGCGCTCACGAGCGGCCAGTGGGAGGCGACACAGGTGACGTGGAACAGCGACGGCTCGGCCGCCTGGGTCATGTGCAACCGCCGCACGCCGGGCGAATACGAGGTCTGCGCGGTGTCGCCGAAGGATGGCGGCGTACGCGAGGTGACGCGCCTCGACGGCGGCGTGGAGGAGTTCGCGCTGTCGCCCGACCAGCGCCGCCTGCTGGTGCGCTGGTCGGCGTCCTATGTACCGGCGCAGGTGGCGATCGTGCCCGCTGCCGGCGGCGAGGCCGTCAAGCTGACCGATACCCGCAGCGCCGAATTCAAGGCGCGCGAGTGGATCGCCCCGCAGATCGTCGCGGTGCCCTCCACCCATGGCGCGGCACCGGTGTGGGCCAAGCTGTACCGCCCCGCCACGCTGGAGCCGGGCCGCAAGTACCCGGTCGTCATGTTCGTGCATGGCGCGGGCTACCTGCAGAACGTCAGCAAGCGCTACCCGGTCTACTTCCGCGAGCAGATGTTCCACAATCTGCTGGTCGAGAAGGGCTACATCGTGCTGGACATGGACTACCGCGCCTCGAAGGGCTACGGGCGCGACTGGCGCACGGCGATCTACCGCCAGATGGGCCATCCGGAACTGGAGGATTACGTCGACGGCGCGCGCTGGCTGGCGGCCAACCACCAGGGCGACATCGACAAGGTGGGCATCTACGGCGGCAGCTACGGCGGCTTCCTGACGTTCATGGCGCTGATGCGCGAGCCGGAGCTCTTCAAGGCCGGCGCCGCGCTGCGGCCCGTGACGGACTGGACGTCGTATAACCACGGCTACACGGCCAATATCCTGAACACGCCGGACCTCGATCCGGAAGCCTACAAGGTGTCGTCGCCGATCGAGTACGCCGACCGCCTCAAGGGCCACCTGCTGATCGCCCACGGCATGGTGGACGACAACGTGTTCTACCAGGACTCGGTACGCATGGCGCAGCGCCTGATCGAACTGAAGAAGGACCACTGGGAACTGGCCAGCTACCCGCTGGAGCGCCATGCCTACGTGCAGCCGGAGAGCTGGTATGACCAGTATCGGCGGATCTACCAGCTGTTCGAGCGGACGTTGAAGTAAGCGAAACCCTGGAGGGTCTGTCCCCGCAGGGGACTGACCCTGGTTTTCATCGTGAACGCCAGCTGCCGTGAAAGAAACCGGGGTCAGTCCCTGTGCAGGGACAGACCCCAGCGTTACGCCAGCAAATCGGCCAAGGTAAACGCCACCACCTTCGTCGCCCGCCGCAAGTCCTCCAGCAGCAACCGTTCATCCGCCTTCTTCGCATTCGACTCCGGCACCGTGCGCGGGCCGGCGCCGTACAGCACCGCCGGGATGCCGTGTTCGCCGTACAGGCGCGCGTCGGCGTATAGCGGCGTGCCGACGGCCGGAATCGCCTCGCCCAGCACCGCCTCGGCATTGTGCTGCAACGCGCCCACGAGCGCCTCCGAGCCCGGCAGCGGCCGCAGCGCGTGCGACAGCAGCAGGCGCCGGATCTCCAGCCGGATGCCCGGCACGTCGCGCACCGCTTCCTCGATCATGGCGCGTACCTGCGCCTCCACGGCAACCGGGTCCTCCTCCGGGATCATGCGCCGGTCCATCTTCATGACCACCTTGCCCGGCACCACGTTGGTATTGGTGCCGCCGTCGATGCGCCCGACCAGCATCGTGGGCGAGTCGATACCGGCGACGTTCGACTTGATCTTCTTCAGCTCGGGCAACTGGCCGTAGATCGCATTCAGGATCTTCGTCGCGGCCTGCAGCGCATCGACACCCGTCTCCGGCATGGCGCCATGGCCGGACTTGCCGTGCACGGTGATCTCCAGCTGCAGGCAGGCGTTGTGGGCGGTGACGATCTGGTACGAGAAGCCGGCCGCGATGACGAGGTCCGGCTTCGTCACCTTCTGCTCCAGCAGCCAGCCGGGGCCCAGCAGGCCGCCGAACTCCTCGTCGTACGTGAAGTGCAGTTCGATGCCGCCCCGCAAAGGCACGCCCAGCGCTTCCAGCGCGCGGGTGGCGAAGATGTAGGTGGCGAAGTCGCTTTTCGAGACAGCAGCGGCACGGCCATAGAGGTAGCCGTCCTCGATCACGCCGCCATACGGCGGATAGGTCCAGTTATCGCCCGGCGGCACGACGTCGCCGTGCGCATTCAGCGCCACCGTCGGCCCACCGGCGCCGTATGGCCGGCGCACCACCAGGTTGGTGATGCTTTCCATGCCGTAGTCGCGCACCGTTGTCTCCGGCACCGCGTGCTTCTCGGCGTGCCAGCCGTACTGCTTGACGAGTTCGGCCACCGTGTCCGCATGCGGCGCGTTATTGCCCGGCGGGGTATCGGTCGGCACGCGCAGCACCTGCTGCAGCAGGGCTACCTGCTCGTCGAAGTGGGCGTCGATCCAGTCGGCGAGCTGCAGTTTTTGCTGGTCTTGCTGTGGGCGATTCATTTACTTGGCTCCTGCCGCGATCCACGCGGCGATCTGGTCGCGTTCCGCGTCCGTCATATTGGTGAGATTCCCGATCGGCATGGCCTTCAGCTCGACGACCTGCTTGTGGATCTGCGTGGCGCGCTGGCGAACCTGCTCGGGCGTATCGAACGCCACGCCGGCCGGCGCGGTCGCGAAACCGGGCTGCGTGGGTTGCGCCGCATGGCAGGACAGGCAGCGCCGGTCCATGATGGCCTTGACCTGGGCGAACTGCGCGGCCGGATCGGCGGCGGCCGCGCTGGCGGCGGGACGCGGCGGCGCAATGGCCACGGCCACCGCCAGCAGCAGCGCGACGCCGATGGCCGGATAGCGCCACTCGACGCGGCCCTTGTGCCGCAGGTTGAAGAAGTGGCGGATGAACACGCCCGCGGCCATGATGAACGCCAGCACCAGCCAGGCATGGGCATGCTGGTAGGTCATCGCATAGTGGTTGCTGATCATGATGAACAGCACCGGCAGCGTGAAATAGTTGTTGTGGACACTGCGCTGCTTGGCGCGGATGCCGTGGATCGGATCGGGCTTGCCGCCTGCCTGCATCGCGCTGACCATCTTGCGCTGGCCCGGGATGATCAGCATCGCCACATTGGCCACCATGATGGTGCCGATCATCGCGCCCACGTGGATATAGGCGGCGCGGCCGGACAACAGGTGCGTCAGGCCATAGGTCGCCGCCACCAGCAGCGCGAAGATGACGATGCCGAACCACAGGTCGTGCTTGCCCAGCGGCGAGCGGCACAGCAGGTCGTACACGACCCAGCCGGCGACGAGGAAGCCCAGGCCCACGCCCACGGCCTGCCATGAGGTCAGGTCGGCCACCGACTTGTCGATCATCATGGCCTGGGCGTTGAAGTAGTAGGCGATGGTCAGGAGGGCAAAGCCGGACAGCCACGTCGAATACGCCTCCCACTTGAACCAGTGCAGTTCCTTGGGCAGCTCGGCCGGCGCGACCAGGTATTTCTGCGGGTTGTAGAAGCCGCCGCCGTGCACCGCCCACAGCTCGCCCATCACGCCTTTTTTCGCCAGGTCGGAACCGGGCGCGGGCGGGCGGATCGAATTGTCCAGCCAGACGAAGTAGAACGACGCGCCGATCCAGGCGATGCCCGTGATGATGTGCAGCCAGCGCACGAGGAGGTTGAGCCATTCGAGGCCGTACGGGATCAGGTAGCCGAAAACTTCCATGTAAATCCTTTGTTTGGTGGGCGCGGCAACGGCCATGGGTAAGGTTGTAGCAGTGTACAGAAGATAAACTCGAACGGTATCGCGCTCATGACTTTTCGCGTATATTCGACATATTCACAGCCATATAGCCACGCCGATGTCCAGCCTGCCGCAACACCTCGACCTGCACCTGATCCGCATCCTGTACCTGCTGCTGGTCGAGAAGAACGTGTCGCGCGTGGCGCTCAAACTGAACCAGCCGCAGCCCTCGATCTCGGCTTCGCTGCGCAAGCTGCGCGAGCTGACGGGCGATCCCCTGCTGGTGCGGGGCGCGCGCGGCATGGTGCCCACGCAGCATGGCCAGAGCCTGCTGAAACCCGCCAAGCGCATCCTGGACGAGACGGAGAGCCTGTTCGTCAAGAAGACACCGTTCGTGCCGCAGGAGGAAGCGCGCACCTTCCATATCGCCGCGCCGGACTACCTGGACAGCCAGTTCCTGCCGAACGTTGTCGCGCTGCTGCGGCGCGGCTCGCCGAAAAGCCACGTCGTCATCCACAACCTGGGGCCCGGCATCGACTACATCCGCATGCTGTCGGACGGCGACATGGACCTCGTCATCGCCAACTGGGACGAGCCGCCGCAGCACCTGCACATCTCCAAGCTGTTCGAAGACCCGATCATCTGCGCCATGCACGCTGCCAGCCCATACGCGAAACGCACGGCCAGCGACGGCATGACCTTGCAGGACTACCTGACCTTGCCGCACGTGGCGCCGTCGCAGATGTTGCCCGGCTATGGCGGCGTGATCGACTCGTTCCTGGAACGGCAGAACCTGCGCCGCAACGTGGTGGTGGAATCGGCCTACTTCGGCCTGATCCCGTACATGCTGACGCAGACGGATCTCGTCCTGACGACGGGCCGCCAGTTCCTGCGCTTCTATGAAAAGACGCTGCCGCTGAAGACGTTCACG
This is a stretch of genomic DNA from Pseudoduganella chitinolytica. It encodes these proteins:
- a CDS encoding urate hydroxylase PuuD, with the translated sequence MEVFGYLIPYGLEWLNLLVRWLHIITGIAWIGASFYFVWLDNSIRPPAPGSDLAKKGVMGELWAVHGGGFYNPQKYLVAPAELPKELHWFKWEAYSTWLSGFALLTIAYYFNAQAMMIDKSVADLTSWQAVGVGLGFLVAGWVVYDLLCRSPLGKHDLWFGIVIFALLVAATYGLTHLLSGRAAYIHVGAMIGTIMVANVAMLIIPGQRKMVSAMQAGGKPDPIHGIRAKQRSVHNNYFTLPVLFIMISNHYAMTYQHAHAWLVLAFIMAAGVFIRHFFNLRHKGRVEWRYPAIGVALLLAVAVAIAPPRPAASAAAADPAAQFAQVKAIMDRRCLSCHAAQPTQPGFATAPAGVAFDTPEQVRQRATQIHKQVVELKAMPIGNLTNMTDAERDQIAAWIAAGAK
- a CDS encoding S9 family peptidase, translating into MRPPYPSLPAALLAAALSFPTLCAHAVTPVTLDQAMAHPDWIGTPVEAAWWSWDSKSAYYKQKRAGSPLRDTFVAGPAARKIGEAELANVDAPALVYNRERTRAVMLRNGDLFERDLKSGALTQITRNTTAAADPQYSSDGRSVQFRVGHDWFSWSRAERLVAPLALPRAMKDPAAAPDDDYLRALQLRLIATLKRQKDERDATRAQTEAERRADATRAPAPIYLGEKIVIDASALSPDGRWLLLATSPKASENGRVGKLPRYVTESGYEEFDDQRERVGRNLPLAQTLKLVDLRTGTLRDIPLDALPGIATDPLAAMRAARKLEPVKGNRAARLDDDEGNGIAWSGDGAQVAVSIRAVDNKDRWIAAVDLAAARLKPLHRLTDKAWINNSYNEFGWLPDHRTLWFLSEETGYSHLYTLGPDGRQRALTSGQWEATQVTWNSDGSAAWVMCNRRTPGEYEVCAVSPKDGGVREVTRLDGGVEEFALSPDQRRLLVRWSASYVPAQVAIVPAAGGEAVKLTDTRSAEFKAREWIAPQIVAVPSTHGAAPVWAKLYRPATLEPGRKYPVVMFVHGAGYLQNVSKRYPVYFREQMFHNLLVEKGYIVLDMDYRASKGYGRDWRTAIYRQMGHPELEDYVDGARWLAANHQGDIDKVGIYGGSYGGFLTFMALMREPELFKAGAALRPVTDWTSYNHGYTANILNTPDLDPEAYKVSSPIEYADRLKGHLLIAHGMVDDNVFYQDSVRMAQRLIELKKDHWELASYPLERHAYVQPESWYDQYRRIYQLFERTLK
- a CDS encoding M20/M25/M40 family metallo-hydrolase yields the protein MNRPQQDQQKLQLADWIDAHFDEQVALLQQVLRVPTDTPPGNNAPHADTVAELVKQYGWHAEKHAVPETTVRDYGMESITNLVVRRPYGAGGPTVALNAHGDVVPPGDNWTYPPYGGVIEDGYLYGRAAAVSKSDFATYIFATRALEALGVPLRGGIELHFTYDEEFGGLLGPGWLLEQKVTKPDLVIAAGFSYQIVTAHNACLQLEITVHGKSGHGAMPETGVDALQAATKILNAIYGQLPELKKIKSNVAGIDSPTMLVGRIDGGTNTNVVPGKVVMKMDRRMIPEEDPVAVEAQVRAMIEEAVRDVPGIRLEIRRLLLSHALRPLPGSEALVGALQHNAEAVLGEAIPAVGTPLYADARLYGEHGIPAVLYGAGPRTVPESNAKKADERLLLEDLRRATKVVAFTLADLLA
- a CDS encoding LysR family transcriptional regulator, with protein sequence MSSLPQHLDLHLIRILYLLLVEKNVSRVALKLNQPQPSISASLRKLRELTGDPLLVRGARGMVPTQHGQSLLKPAKRILDETESLFVKKTPFVPQEEARTFHIAAPDYLDSQFLPNVVALLRRGSPKSHVVIHNLGPGIDYIRMLSDGDMDLVIANWDEPPQHLHISKLFEDPIICAMHAASPYAKRTASDGMTLQDYLTLPHVAPSQMLPGYGGVIDSFLERQNLRRNVVVESAYFGLIPYMLTQTDLVLTTGRQFLRFYEKTLPLKTFTVPVKFPPMRFYQLWHERVHQAPEHKWLRDQVTAAAKALAPK